From the Leptolyngbya sp. O-77 genome, one window contains:
- a CDS encoding FAD-dependent oxidoreductase — MTTDVLVVGGGTGGTAAAIQAARRGAAVVLVSEFSWLGGMLTSAGVSAPDGHELRSLQTGLWGAFLQSLSARQPGGLDHAWVSFFTYDPGVGAAIFAEWVQALPNLRWITGQTPLAVLREGDRITGVRFQEFTIHAQITLDGTELGDLLALGDVPHRWGWEFQPEWNEPSAPLQPTLLTEQYPVQAPTWVVVLQDFGEAEAPKIPPPPDYDSTRFEGAWDGYGPEKFLNYGRLPGDRFMINWPHHGNDYGHNLNRLVQSAEARREFDQEARNHAQGFAHFIQTELGRRYGLADKTFPAAPRRMGSSAFALHPYYRESRRLRGRSLVTEPDILPIPGGQVAALPVNEQGEPTAIALGNYPNDHHYPGYDFPPHPKSLRWGGRWTGTLFSLPYDCLVPEAVEGLLVCEKNISVSHIANGATRLQPVVLGLGQAAGMAAALCIERGCSPHNLPVRELQEALLADPAAPAAVVPLFNLPPDHPDWLHWQRHYLDHPDQYPTDGNVPGQSPLVRAEARSPQPMSTNTSPAVRGLIHPLAPQSYTVTLTEGAIASLRTAQALPSPLSAALSLTLVTLDADIDAQLRQLQTPQWANLLGKVNLSGGWFLAENVTLLTSFPDQFEGSP, encoded by the coding sequence TTGACTACGGATGTTTTAGTCGTCGGCGGCGGTACGGGCGGCACAGCGGCGGCAATCCAAGCGGCGCGGCGCGGTGCGGCGGTGGTGTTGGTGAGCGAGTTCTCTTGGCTAGGAGGAATGCTCACCAGTGCTGGGGTTAGCGCTCCCGATGGCCATGAACTGCGATCGCTCCAAACTGGACTCTGGGGGGCATTTTTGCAATCGCTCTCGGCGCGTCAGCCGGGTGGACTGGATCACGCCTGGGTCAGTTTCTTTACCTACGATCCGGGTGTCGGAGCAGCAATTTTTGCTGAATGGGTGCAGGCGCTCCCCAATTTGCGCTGGATCACGGGGCAAACGCCGCTGGCGGTGCTACGCGAGGGCGATCGCATTACGGGCGTGCGCTTTCAGGAGTTCACCATCCACGCGCAAATCACCCTCGACGGCACGGAACTCGGCGACCTGCTGGCGCTGGGCGACGTGCCCCACCGCTGGGGTTGGGAGTTTCAGCCAGAGTGGAACGAACCGAGCGCTCCGCTGCAACCGACCCTGCTGACGGAGCAATATCCCGTGCAAGCGCCCACCTGGGTTGTGGTGCTGCAAGATTTTGGCGAAGCGGAGGCTCCCAAAATTCCGCCGCCACCTGACTATGACTCAACCCGTTTTGAGGGCGCGTGGGATGGCTATGGGCCGGAGAAATTTCTCAACTACGGGCGGCTGCCGGGCGATCGCTTCATGATCAACTGGCCCCATCACGGCAACGACTATGGGCACAACTTGAACCGCTTGGTGCAGTCTGCTGAAGCGCGGCGCGAGTTCGATCAAGAGGCCCGAAACCACGCCCAGGGCTTTGCCCACTTCATCCAAACCGAACTGGGGCGACGCTATGGGCTGGCGGACAAAACTTTTCCGGCAGCGCCGCGCAGAATGGGCAGCAGTGCCTTTGCGCTGCATCCCTACTACCGCGAGAGTCGGCGGCTGCGGGGGCGATCGCTCGTCACGGAGCCAGACATTCTGCCAATTCCGGGGGGACAGGTAGCTGCGCTGCCTGTAAATGAGCAGGGAGAACCCACGGCGATCGCCCTTGGCAACTATCCCAACGATCACCACTATCCGGGCTACGACTTTCCGCCGCATCCCAAGTCGCTGCGCTGGGGCGGGCGCTGGACGGGGACGCTGTTTTCCCTGCCCTACGATTGCCTGGTGCCAGAAGCGGTTGAAGGGCTTTTGGTATGCGAGAAGAATATCTCCGTATCGCACATTGCTAATGGCGCAACCCGGCTACAGCCCGTCGTTCTGGGGTTGGGGCAGGCAGCGGGCATGGCAGCGGCACTGTGCATCGAGCGAGGCTGCTCCCCTCACAACCTGCCCGTGCGCGAGTTGCAAGAGGCGCTGCTAGCAGATCCCGCGGCTCCGGCTGCCGTGGTGCCGCTGTTTAACCTGCCGCCAGATCATCCCGACTGGCTGCACTGGCAGCGCCATTACCTGGATCATCCCGACCAGTATCCGACCGATGGCAATGTGCCAGGGCAATCGCCCCTGGTGAGGGCAGAGGCGCGATCGCCCCAGCCCATGTCTACAAATACCTCGCCAGCCGTGCGGGGGCTGATTCATCCCCTCGCGCCGCAGTCCTACACAGTAACACTGACGGAAGGGGCGATCGCCTCCCTGCGGACTGCCCAAGCCCTACCCAGTCCCCTCTCTGCCGCCCTGTCGTTAACCTTAGTCACGCTGGATGCAGACATTGACGCGCAGCTTCGGCAACTCCAAACGCCGCAGTGGGCCAACCTTTTGGGAAAAGTCAATCTATCAGGCGGCTGGTTTCTAGCAGAAAACGTAACTCTTTTAACGAGTTTTCCTGATCAGTTTGAGGGGTCTCCGTAA
- the hetR gene encoding heterocyst differentiation master regulator HetR, translating into MTNDLDLIKRLSPSAMDQIMLYLAFSAMRTGGHRHGAFLDAAATAAKCAIYMTYLEQDQNLRMTGHLHHIEPKRVKVIVEEVRQALTEGKLLKMLGSQEPRYLIQLPYVWMEQFPWQPGRSRIAGSSLTMEEKRQIEEKLPPNLPDAQLINSFQFMDIIEFLHERSQEDLPEDRRLPMSEALSEHIKRRLLYSGTVTRVDSPWGMPFYALTRAFYSPADREERTYIMVEDTARYFRLMRDWAEYQPRVLRVLEELDIPEDRIEDALTDLDQVLREWGDRYHREGGVPFVVQMAVGPKDEEES; encoded by the coding sequence ATGACTAATGATTTGGATCTGATCAAGCGCCTGAGTCCGAGTGCGATGGATCAGATCATGCTCTACCTGGCATTCAGCGCAATGCGAACGGGCGGACATCGCCACGGCGCATTTCTAGACGCAGCAGCCACCGCTGCCAAATGCGCGATTTATATGACCTATCTAGAGCAGGATCAAAACCTGCGGATGACGGGGCATTTGCACCACATCGAACCCAAGCGGGTGAAGGTCATTGTGGAAGAGGTGCGTCAGGCACTCACCGAAGGCAAGCTCCTGAAGATGCTGGGTTCTCAGGAGCCGCGCTACCTGATTCAGTTGCCCTACGTGTGGATGGAGCAGTTTCCCTGGCAGCCGGGGCGATCGCGCATTGCGGGCAGCAGCCTGACCATGGAAGAAAAGCGCCAGATTGAAGAGAAACTGCCGCCCAACCTGCCCGACGCGCAGCTGATCAACTCGTTCCAGTTCATGGACATCATCGAGTTTCTGCACGAGCGATCACAGGAAGACCTGCCCGAAGACCGCCGCCTGCCCATGAGCGAAGCCCTGTCGGAGCATATCAAGCGCCGCCTGCTCTACTCCGGTACGGTGACGCGGGTAGATTCGCCCTGGGGAATGCCGTTCTATGCGCTCACCCGCGCCTTCTATTCGCCGGCCGACCGCGAAGAGCGCACCTACATCATGGTGGAAGACACTGCTCGTTACTTCCGCCTGATGCGTGACTGGGCGGAGTATCAGCCCCGCGTATTGCGAGTGTTGGAAGAATTGGACATTCCTGAAGACCGGATCGAAGACGCGCTGACCGATTTGGATCAAGTGTTGCGGGAATGGGGCGATCGCTACCATAGAGAGGGTGGCGTTCCCTTCGTTGTGCAAATGGCCGTCGGCCCCAAGGACGAAGAGGAATCGTGA
- a CDS encoding RrF2 family transcriptional regulator yields MKLTTRGHYSVKALLDLALQPGGGPASVRAIATRQQLPAPYLEKLLIELRQAGLVTSVRGVQGGYQLARSPAQISLGQILEAVGEQVDPLPRHSPDTDQAEDWVTLTLWHRLHDKLRDALHSISLEDLYFDAKSHQAIQSETPHFIV; encoded by the coding sequence ATGAAGCTCACCACTCGCGGACACTACAGCGTCAAGGCCCTGCTGGATTTGGCCCTGCAACCGGGCGGCGGGCCAGCCTCTGTGCGGGCGATCGCCACTCGACAGCAGCTTCCTGCGCCCTACCTAGAAAAGCTGCTGATCGAGCTGCGGCAGGCAGGATTGGTAACATCGGTGCGCGGTGTGCAGGGCGGCTATCAACTGGCGCGATCGCCCGCCCAGATTTCGCTGGGGCAAATTCTAGAAGCAGTCGGGGAGCAGGTCGATCCGCTACCACGCCACAGCCCCGACACAGACCAGGCCGAAGACTGGGTAACGCTAACGCTGTGGCATCGCCTGCACGACAAGCTGCGCGATGCCCTGCACAGCATTTCCCTTGAAGATCTATATTTTGATGCCAAAAGCCACCAGGCGATTCAGAGCGAAACGCCCCACTTTATTGTGTAG
- a CDS encoding TMEM165/GDT1 family protein has protein sequence MIEAGLYQPGLFEAFVAGLLLITVSELGDKTFFIGVILATRHRRSLVFLGVVGALAAMTLISVMMGRVVSLFSPAVVYYAEIALFLAFGIQLLIKGWRMADDPCTEACEEALETITQSEQVLLKRPTNLAVVLQAFGLTFLAEWGDRTQIATIGLAAAKNPLGVSVGAILGHAICAAIAVIGGRLIAGHLSEKTLTLLGGGLFLIFAAIATANGV, from the coding sequence ATGATCGAGGCAGGTTTGTATCAGCCGGGTCTGTTCGAGGCGTTTGTTGCGGGGCTGCTGCTGATTACGGTTTCAGAACTGGGCGACAAAACTTTTTTCATTGGCGTGATTTTGGCAACACGACATCGGCGATCGCTCGTCTTTTTGGGCGTAGTGGGTGCGCTGGCGGCGATGACGCTGATTTCGGTGATGATGGGGCGCGTGGTGTCGCTGTTTTCGCCAGCGGTTGTCTATTACGCTGAGATAGCACTGTTCTTGGCGTTTGGAATCCAGCTTTTGATCAAGGGCTGGCGCATGGCTGACGACCCCTGTACTGAGGCCTGCGAAGAGGCGCTAGAAACCATCACGCAGTCGGAACAAGTGCTGCTCAAGCGGCCGACCAATCTGGCAGTGGTTCTGCAAGCCTTTGGGCTAACGTTTTTGGCAGAATGGGGCGATCGCACGCAAATTGCCACTATCGGTCTGGCGGCGGCTAAAAATCCCCTTGGGGTATCGGTCGGCGCAATCCTGGGACACGCCATTTGCGCGGCGATCGCCGTCATTGGCGGCAGGCTGATCGCCGGTCACCTGTCAGAAAAAACGCTGACCCTGCTTGGTGGCGGACTGTTTCTAATCTTCGCGGCGATCGCCACCGCCAACGGCGTTTAA
- a CDS encoding DUF3593 domain-containing protein, which produces MFSKETLFALSLFPYLGFLWFLTKAGNTPRLALVGFYMTLVFVAVTIPAGIYAERVVGESLANVDWLHGSAEAFLTLANVLVVLGFRQGIVQRRSPNPGQDSSSHVPKS; this is translated from the coding sequence ATGTTTTCCAAAGAAACCCTCTTCGCCTTGTCGCTCTTCCCCTACCTCGGCTTTTTATGGTTTTTGACAAAGGCAGGCAACACGCCCCGACTGGCGCTGGTGGGGTTTTATATGACGCTGGTGTTTGTGGCGGTGACGATTCCAGCGGGAATCTACGCGGAGCGGGTGGTGGGTGAGTCGCTGGCCAACGTGGACTGGCTACACGGCAGCGCAGAGGCGTTTTTGACCCTGGCGAATGTGCTGGTGGTGCTGGGGTTTCGGCAGGGCATTGTGCAGCGGCGATCGCCCAATCCGGGGCAAGATTCCTCATCCCACGTCCCGAAATCCTAA
- a CDS encoding serine/threonine-protein kinase, producing MTCCLNPKCKSPQNPDDANVCQSCGATLTPLLRGRYRPQYPIGQGGFGRTYLALDEDRLGTRCVVKQFSPQVQGTKSLEKAVRLFNQEAVRLDELGEHPQIPTLLAYFEQDNYLYLVQQFVEGQSLLQEMRQTGAFGERQIREVLADILPVLRFVHQRQVIHRDITPTNILRRQGDRRLVLIDFGVAKQLGDAPVATGTRIGTEGYAPIEQFRSGRAYPASDLYSLGATCIHLMTQVRPDNLYDPLEGRWTWREYLAEKGTLVSDQLAHMLNQMLKDLVSERYQSADEVMRDLNADYFMPTSRPGRSPAPQPSAQPSASPSPRVAASPQATVPQRAASPVASPARPSNPPTSAPPTSRPPLVRPTVPQISGWRCIHTLVGHGSWVTSVAVDEAGSVVVSGSLDDTVKVWNLTQGNLLFNLAGHSRGVNAVAISPDGRTLLSAGDDCLIKAWYLPTGAPLRNLSGHSRDVNALAVSPDGRLLISGGEDRTIRLWSLANGAVVKVLPGVLSMIKAIAIGRDGRTFASGGLDNKVRIWSLQTGEQLRLLSGHVSAVNALACHPDNLTLASGSRDKSVKIWNLQTSELLHNLTDHTREVNALAFSPDGKILFSGSSDATIKLWDVASGRLIDTLVGHSDSVNAIALSGNGRYLASGSSDNTVRVWQH from the coding sequence ATGACTTGTTGCCTAAACCCCAAGTGTAAAAGTCCTCAGAACCCTGACGATGCCAACGTGTGTCAGAGTTGCGGAGCCACGCTCACGCCACTCCTGCGGGGACGATATCGACCCCAGTACCCCATCGGACAGGGGGGGTTTGGGCGCACCTATCTGGCGCTGGATGAGGATCGGTTGGGGACGCGCTGCGTGGTGAAGCAATTTTCGCCCCAGGTGCAGGGCACAAAGTCGCTAGAAAAAGCGGTGCGGCTGTTCAACCAGGAGGCGGTGCGGCTGGATGAACTGGGCGAGCATCCACAAATTCCCACGCTGCTGGCCTATTTTGAGCAGGACAATTATCTCTACCTGGTGCAGCAGTTTGTCGAGGGGCAGAGCCTGCTCCAGGAAATGCGGCAGACCGGGGCGTTTGGAGAGCGCCAGATTCGAGAGGTGCTGGCGGATATTCTGCCGGTGCTGCGGTTTGTGCATCAGCGCCAGGTGATCCATCGCGACATTACGCCGACCAATATCCTGCGGCGACAGGGCGATCGCCGCCTGGTTCTCATCGACTTTGGCGTGGCTAAACAGCTTGGCGATGCACCCGTCGCCACAGGAACCCGCATCGGCACAGAGGGCTACGCACCCATCGAGCAGTTTCGCAGCGGTCGCGCCTATCCCGCCAGCGACCTCTACAGCCTGGGGGCGACCTGCATTCACCTGATGACGCAAGTGCGGCCAGATAATCTTTATGACCCGCTGGAGGGTCGCTGGACCTGGCGAGAATACCTGGCAGAAAAGGGCACGCTGGTCAGCGACCAACTGGCGCACATGCTCAACCAAATGCTGAAGGATCTGGTGTCGGAGCGCTATCAGTCGGCCGATGAGGTGATGCGCGATCTGAATGCGGACTATTTCATGCCAACCAGCCGGCCGGGGCGATCGCCCGCTCCTCAGCCTTCTGCCCAACCCTCAGCTTCTCCGTCGCCCCGTGTAGCAGCGTCACCCCAGGCAACTGTACCTCAGCGAGCTGCGTCCCCGGTCGCCTCGCCTGCCCGCCCGTCCAATCCGCCTACCTCTGCGCCGCCCACCTCGCGCCCGCCGCTGGTGCGTCCCACAGTGCCGCAAATTTCAGGCTGGCGCTGTATTCATACTCTGGTGGGGCATGGCTCTTGGGTCACAAGCGTGGCAGTGGACGAAGCGGGGTCGGTCGTGGTCAGCGGCAGCCTAGACGACACGGTAAAGGTATGGAACCTGACCCAGGGCAACCTGCTGTTTAACCTGGCGGGCCATAGCCGCGGTGTCAATGCCGTAGCCATCAGCCCCGACGGGCGCACCTTGCTGAGCGCGGGCGATGACTGCTTGATCAAAGCCTGGTATCTGCCCACGGGTGCGCCTTTGCGGAATCTGTCGGGCCACAGCCGCGACGTGAATGCGCTGGCCGTTAGCCCTGACGGGCGACTGCTGATTAGCGGCGGCGAAGACCGGACGATTCGCCTGTGGAGCCTGGCCAATGGCGCGGTAGTCAAGGTGCTGCCGGGGGTGCTGAGCATGATCAAGGCGATCGCCATCGGTCGCGACGGGCGCACCTTTGCCAGCGGCGGGCTAGACAACAAGGTGCGGATCTGGAGCCTGCAAACGGGCGAACAGCTTCGCCTGCTGTCGGGCCATGTCAGCGCGGTGAATGCCCTCGCCTGCCACCCCGACAACCTGACGCTGGCCAGCGGCAGCCGCGACAAGAGCGTCAAGATCTGGAATCTGCAAACCAGCGAACTGCTGCACAACCTCACCGACCACACCCGCGAGGTGAATGCCCTGGCGTTCAGTCCCGACGGCAAGATTCTCTTTAGCGGCAGCAGCGATGCCACAATCAAGCTGTGGGACGTGGCCAGCGGGCGGCTGATCGATACCCTGGTGGGGCATAGCGATAGCGTGAATGCGATCGCCCTCAGCGGCAACGGTCGCTATCTCGCCAGCGGCAGCTCGGATAATACCGTGCGGGTGTGGCAGCATTGA
- a CDS encoding BamA/TamA family outer membrane protein, with protein sequence MQRFYHLPMMSLSVLTKVAGTISVVLMSALSVQATPELLKTHQDTLHPQQDGADVAGLALLAQAGQVPESLERLEAEATRSQGRGLSGVQPSAPEPETVVAPTPDASTRAEDLWVEETLEVEPTVSPRNAPDGSESPILVPAQRQSSLTALDSEAIAQIPALYDFEQGNALRFQLASDLPDPTALQSPLRRRVVRTTIQSTGLSAVASLRQPLSADSYIHLAVVGGTTALGADLGVVFGNFGANVFSQRSHLGAFKGGDRDVDLPTGDTPWIHRLGGGVEYTFSIGNEIESALGVTYQRVSVRDDFFSDNIFPRDEDGNRFTLENNGIDDLVSVDFVAAVDRRNDGAYSTEGSLLRFGASQGFLIDTDDAFTRFTGSYTHYLPLNLFGFDRGPRTLVLNVQAGTTLGDVPPYIGFNLGGNNSVRGFSGGGISTSSSFIQATAEYRFPVARLNLFNRDIDLRGILFIDYANDLGTADDVIGEPAIARDKPGDGFGFGAGLQARTPLGFGRLEFGFTDTGESRLIATFGDRF encoded by the coding sequence ATGCAACGGTTCTACCATTTGCCTATGATGTCGCTGAGCGTGCTGACGAAGGTCGCAGGAACGATCAGCGTGGTGTTGATGTCTGCGCTGTCGGTTCAGGCAACTCCAGAACTCTTGAAAACTCATCAGGATACGCTTCATCCCCAGCAGGACGGAGCCGATGTAGCAGGACTTGCACTGTTGGCCCAGGCGGGGCAAGTGCCCGAATCGCTGGAGCGGCTTGAAGCAGAGGCGACGCGCAGCCAGGGGCGGGGTCTGTCTGGTGTTCAGCCGTCTGCGCCAGAGCCGGAAACCGTCGTCGCGCCCACGCCAGACGCTTCGACCCGCGCTGAGGATTTGTGGGTCGAAGAGACGCTAGAGGTCGAGCCGACGGTTTCCCCCCGAAATGCACCGGATGGGTCTGAATCGCCTATCCTTGTGCCCGCTCAGCGGCAGTCGTCTCTGACGGCGCTGGATTCGGAGGCGATCGCCCAAATCCCTGCCCTATACGACTTCGAGCAGGGCAACGCGCTCCGCTTTCAGCTCGCGAGCGATCTGCCTGATCCCACGGCGCTACAAAGCCCCCTGCGGCGGCGTGTGGTGCGGACGACGATCCAAAGCACGGGTTTGTCAGCGGTGGCCAGCCTGCGGCAACCCCTCAGCGCAGACAGCTACATTCACCTGGCGGTGGTGGGCGGCACTACGGCACTGGGAGCCGATCTGGGCGTGGTGTTTGGCAACTTTGGCGCAAATGTGTTTAGCCAGCGATCGCACTTGGGTGCGTTCAAAGGGGGCGATCGCGACGTAGACCTGCCCACAGGCGACACGCCCTGGATTCACCGACTGGGCGGCGGCGTGGAATATACCTTTTCGATTGGCAATGAAATCGAGTCGGCGCTGGGCGTGACCTATCAGCGGGTGTCGGTGCGCGACGATTTCTTTTCAGACAATATCTTCCCCAGAGACGAGGACGGCAATCGCTTCACCCTAGAAAACAATGGGATTGACGACCTAGTGAGTGTGGACTTTGTGGCAGCGGTCGATCGCCGCAACGACGGGGCCTATTCTACCGAAGGCTCCCTGCTGCGGTTTGGAGCGAGCCAGGGCTTTCTGATCGACACGGACGATGCCTTTACCCGGTTCACTGGCTCTTATACCCACTACCTGCCGTTGAATCTGTTCGGCTTTGATCGGGGGCCTCGGACGCTGGTGTTAAACGTGCAGGCGGGCACAACCCTGGGCGATGTGCCGCCCTATATTGGCTTTAACCTGGGCGGCAACAACTCGGTGCGGGGCTTTTCGGGCGGCGGCATCAGCACCAGCAGCAGCTTTATCCAGGCAACCGCAGAATATCGCTTTCCGGTTGCCCGGTTGAACCTGTTTAACCGCGATATCGACCTGCGTGGCATCCTGTTCATCGACTACGCCAATGACCTAGGCACGGCCGATGACGTGATCGGCGAACCCGCCATCGCCCGCGACAAGCCGGGGGATGGTTTCGGTTTTGGGGCGGGGTTGCAGGCTCGCACGCCACTGGGCTTTGGTCGGCTAGAGTTTGGCTTTACCGACACAGGCGAGAGCAGGTTGATTGCCACCTTTGGCGATCGCTTCTAG
- a CDS encoding Uma2 family endonuclease: protein MTASRRSTLWASALGKRSGQALWASALGKRSGQVRPNLWDCCHDPSSIPSTQQRCVQTGVSWDSFQAIQRGFADSPGVRLFYYQGELEVLSTSPEHEIVKGNLGYLLEDYLLNQGIEFVSTGSFSQEKEAIASVQADESYCFGEKKWIPDLALEVVFMSGDPNKLRRYPALGVPEVWFWEESQIRLYQLDGASYQPAATSQFIPGIDLRKLAQCVAIESRLQAVRAFRAEA, encoded by the coding sequence TTGACCGCTAGCCGCAGGTCAACACTCTGGGCAAGCGCTCTGGGCAAGCGCTCTGGGCAAGCGCTCTGGGCAAGCGCTCTGGGCAAGCGCTCTGGGCAAGTTAGACCGAATCTTTGGGACTGTTGCCATGACCCAAGCTCTATCCCTTCCACCCAGCAGCGATGCGTCCAGACGGGCGTAAGCTGGGACAGCTTCCAGGCGATTCAGCGGGGGTTTGCCGATTCGCCTGGGGTGCGGCTGTTTTATTACCAGGGAGAGCTAGAGGTTTTGTCTACCTCGCCAGAGCATGAAATTGTCAAGGGCAACCTGGGCTATCTGCTCGAAGATTACCTGTTAAACCAAGGGATCGAATTTGTCTCAACGGGGTCGTTCTCTCAAGAAAAGGAGGCGATCGCCTCGGTGCAGGCTGACGAGTCCTACTGCTTTGGCGAAAAGAAATGGATTCCAGATCTCGCCCTCGAGGTGGTGTTCATGAGCGGCGACCCGAATAAGCTCAGGCGATATCCAGCACTGGGCGTTCCCGAAGTATGGTTCTGGGAAGAGAGTCAGATTCGGCTCTACCAGCTTGATGGCGCAAGCTATCAGCCTGCGGCAACCAGTCAATTTATTCCCGGCATCGACCTGCGAAAACTGGCCCAGTGTGTCGCGATTGAATCCAGGCTGCAAGCCGTTCGAGCATTCAGAGCAGAAGCCTAG
- the sir gene encoding sulfite reductase, ferredoxin dependent, which translates to MSPTSTPAAPKVSKVEGIKERSHGLREPVATELRQDTTHFTEDAVQILKFHGSYQQDNRDNRVKGQEKDYQFMLRTRSPGGIIPTQLYLALDTLSEQYGNHTLRATTRQGFQIHGILKKNLKTVVAAIVRNLGSTLGACGDLNRNVMAPPAPFKNRPEYALAWEYANNIADLLTPQTGAYYEIWLDGEKAISAEEHPDVVAARQRNGNRTIFHNHEEPIYGTQYMPRKFKACVTVPGDNSVDLFSQDLGLVVITDEQGNLEGFNIYAGGGLGRTHNKEETFARVADPIGYVDKADIYDAVKAIVATQRDYGDRAERRHARMKYLIHDWGVDKFRSMVESYLGKPLQPLKPLPPFEYKDFLGWHEQGDGKLFLGISVENGRVKDEGTFQLKTALREIEQTFALPMRLTPHQNILLHDIEPGDRPKIQAILTRCGIQAETDIDTLVRYSMACPALPTCGLAIAESERALPTVLERIRALLDRVGLPDEHFVVRMTGCPNGCARPYLAEIGFVGQAPDAYQVWLGADPHQTRLGLVYMDKMPIQDLEKTLEPLFVFFKQKRNANESFGDFAHRVGLEALRQFAAKYKPGQVAKPARPGKARYRIGIRDEVYEKLKAIATDKGLSMTDITTQALEEYLKQFDR; encoded by the coding sequence ATGTCTCCTACTTCCACACCCGCCGCTCCCAAAGTTTCCAAGGTCGAAGGCATCAAAGAGCGCAGCCACGGGCTGAGGGAGCCTGTCGCCACCGAGCTGCGGCAAGATACCACCCACTTCACCGAAGACGCGGTGCAGATCCTCAAGTTTCACGGCTCCTATCAGCAAGACAACCGCGACAACCGGGTCAAAGGCCAGGAGAAAGACTATCAGTTTATGCTGCGGACGCGCAGCCCCGGCGGCATTATTCCTACCCAGCTTTATCTGGCGCTGGACACGCTCTCGGAGCAATACGGCAACCACACGCTGCGGGCGACCACGCGGCAAGGCTTCCAGATTCACGGCATTCTTAAAAAGAACCTGAAAACGGTGGTGGCCGCCATTGTCCGCAATCTGGGGTCTACGCTTGGGGCTTGCGGCGACTTGAATCGCAACGTCATGGCCCCACCCGCCCCGTTCAAGAATCGCCCTGAATATGCGCTGGCTTGGGAATATGCCAACAACATTGCGGATTTGCTGACCCCGCAGACGGGGGCTTACTACGAAATCTGGCTGGATGGCGAAAAGGCGATTTCCGCTGAGGAGCATCCCGACGTGGTGGCAGCCCGCCAGCGCAACGGCAATCGCACGATTTTTCATAACCATGAAGAGCCGATCTACGGTACGCAGTACATGCCCCGCAAGTTCAAGGCCTGCGTGACCGTTCCTGGCGACAATTCCGTTGATCTGTTTTCGCAAGATCTGGGTCTGGTGGTGATTACCGACGAACAGGGAAACCTGGAGGGCTTCAACATTTACGCGGGCGGCGGGCTAGGGCGGACGCACAACAAGGAGGAAACCTTTGCGCGGGTGGCTGACCCGATTGGCTATGTCGATAAAGCCGATATTTACGATGCGGTGAAGGCAATCGTGGCGACGCAGCGGGATTACGGCGATCGCGCTGAGCGCCGTCATGCCCGTATGAAGTATCTGATCCACGACTGGGGCGTGGATAAGTTTCGCAGCATGGTGGAGAGCTATCTGGGCAAACCGCTGCAACCGCTGAAGCCGCTGCCGCCGTTTGAATATAAAGATTTTCTGGGCTGGCATGAGCAGGGCGACGGCAAACTGTTTTTGGGCATTTCGGTAGAAAATGGTCGCGTCAAAGATGAGGGCACGTTTCAGCTAAAAACCGCTCTGCGCGAGATTGAGCAGACCTTCGCGCTGCCCATGCGCCTGACCCCGCATCAGAACATTCTGCTGCACGACATCGAACCGGGCGATCGCCCCAAGATTCAAGCCATCCTGACCCGCTGCGGCATCCAGGCAGAAACCGACATCGATACGCTGGTGCGCTATTCCATGGCCTGTCCGGCGCTGCCCACCTGCGGACTGGCGATCGCCGAATCGGAACGCGCCCTGCCCACCGTGCTGGAGCGGATTCGCGCCCTGTTGGATCGCGTGGGCCTGCCCGATGAGCATTTCGTCGTGCGGATGACGGGCTGCCCCAACGGATGCGCCCGCCCCTACCTGGCGGAAATTGGCTTTGTCGGCCAAGCGCCGGATGCTTACCAAGTCTGGCTGGGGGCCGATCCGCACCAGACTCGACTCGGCCTAGTCTACATGGACAAAATGCCGATTCAAGACCTGGAAAAAACGCTGGAGCCGCTGTTCGTCTTTTTCAAACAAAAGCGCAACGCCAACGAGAGCTTTGGGGATTTTGCCCACCGCGTCGGTCTAGAGGCCTTGCGCCAGTTTGCAGCGAAGTATAAGCCTGGCCAGGTCGCCAAACCCGCCCGCCCTGGCAAAGCCCGCTACCGCATCGGCATCCGCGATGAGGTGTATGAAAAGCTGAAGGCGATCGCCACGGACAAAGGCCTCTCCATGACCGACATCACCACCCAGGCGCTAGAGGAATACCTGAAGCAGTTTGACCGCTAG